DNA sequence from the Salvelinus fontinalis isolate EN_2023a chromosome 33, ASM2944872v1, whole genome shotgun sequence genome:
cattcaatggcagtcaagcacccaagctaaagGTGGCTAGCTACTTgtagtcacataagttgcatgcactcactgtgtgcaataagtgttttAATGATTTTTTTATGGATGTAGGTACACAGACCTGTGAGCAAAtgtggcccctcatgatgagttcagatttagtggcccccacccccatcaaagttgcccatccctggtgtaGAGTAATACttcccaaacctctcctcagggaccaccAGATGGTTCACATATTAGTTGGCGCCACAAATTGGCGATAGTTGActaattgaatcaggtgtgccagTTTAGAGCTACAAGAAATATGTGAAACGTTCAGTGGTCCCTAAGGAGAGCTCGGAAATCCTTGGTGTAGTCACTCAGAGGTACAGATTGTTTTGTTTGCGGAGCACAAGCGGATTTCACCGTTGACCCTCTTTAGAGATGGTGCTTACTACATACAACCTTAGTTGTTTTAGTGAGGTTGTTTGTTGCTTCTACAGCCTTCATGATTGTCCCAGCCCTGTCACCCAGATCTGTTGGCATGGAGAGTGACGAGGTGCATTTGAGCAATGCACACATCTCAAAAGAAAACTAGCTACAGTTTATCTAGATATTAACACAACTCCAGTCATTACCGTCTTAATTTTCTGGGTTCCAGAGTGAATATTGAGTAGCAATAGTCCTTTTCTGTTAAGGAACGGTCATGATATAAACCTAATTCTTCTTTCTAGCATTAGTGTGACCTGTGGATATTTGAGTGAATGGCTGgagtgaatgcaccaatttgtaagtcgctctggataagagcgtctgctaaatgacttaaatgtaaatgtaaatgtaagcttACATGTGCTGGAAAGGCTTTGTGCTCTATCATGTGAGCGgggaaaggtcagtaggtgaggGCATCTCTATGGTTACACACAGCTGAATGTAAACAACAGGTAGACAAGGAGATGAACATTGTCATCTTGAAACAgaactcaaacaaaataacaggAAAAACTGCTAAATAAAATGGAGGCGAAGTAGGTAGAGAGCATCTTTTTGCTTTCCATCGAAAAACAGTCCGATTAgaaatcaaacaaaacaaaccagAAAAAAAGACGTTGCAAAATGAAACATTTTTGAAAAGCAGTCTTTTTTCTAGTAACTACACATATACTGCATCACGTACACTCGAGTATCCCATCTATTCTCATACGCAGACTAAACTGTACAACACACCTCCAAAGTGAAAACTGGACAGAGGATTGTCTCATCTGTAACACTTGCTTGGATTCTGAGGCAGAGAAAGAAGAGATGCAACTGTAGGTCAGAGCAGGTCTACAGAAAAGTGCATAAAGAATCACACATTTGTCTAAGGGGGAGAGGAAACCTTGGGGGTTCAGAGGTTCACCCAAAACATAGAGTTTACGCTCCCATGACTGGGCAGAAAAATTCAACAATATTACATCTTATGAAGACATTAATATATACCATTTAATATcattattatactgaacaaagatATAAAAGCAAAATGTAAagtcttggtcccatgtttcatgagctgaaataaaagatcccagaaatgttccatacgcacaaaaagcttatttctctcaaatgttgtgcacaaatttgttgacgtccctgttagtgagcatttctaatTTGCCAAGATAAaaccacaacacaatgccacagatgtctcaagttaagggagtgtgcaattggcatactgactgcaagaatgtccactagaggtgttcagagaattgaatgttcatttctctaacataagccgtcgttttagagaatttggcagtacatccaaccggcctcacaatcgcagaccacgtgtaactacgccaacccaggacctccatatccgtcttcttcacctgcgggatcatctgagaccagccacccggacagctgatggaactgggGTATTTCTGTGGGGAATAACTCATTCTGATTAGCTGCGCCCTCTTCCCAGGCATGTGGAATCCATAGatttagggcctaatttatttatttcaattgactgatttccttatacgaaCTGTAAACTCAGTGAAATTctaacgtttatatttttgttcagtatacaaaaTTGTCTTGTTAAGTTATTGATTTTATGTAAATATTTTTTCATTCTTAGTATATTCACAAGGTTGGTGGTTATTTCACTACCATAGCACGATGGCTTCTGATGCGAGACAATGCTCCCATCGTCTTTAGTTTGTTATTCCTTGAGTTGGTTAGCATTCAAGTAGTTAAAAAGGGCGGATGATTCTGGTCAGTCTAGGTGCTGAGGGAGTGGGTCAGAGGTTCTTACGGTCACCCAACTCACTTTACAGAATGCAAACAGAGAAAGAGCCCAAAGTGCTGTCCACACTGACCAGGCTGTACAGTAAAGACTTCTGCAGATGTCTTCCAGTAGGAGTCAGTACTGTCTACAGTGTTAGTCAGGATGTCAGTCAGGGCTAGCCTGTCAGAGTGGActagctcctgtgtgtgtgtgtatgttgaccAACTGGGGTGGAGGGGACCAGGCTTCGTCCTGAGTACCAAGTGGACCCAACCAGCACTGTGTGTGGTTCTAAATGCCTGCGGTCCAACTGTGGTCTACTGAGATCCAGAAACCAGGGCTGGTCTGACCTTTGCTTCCCCACATATCATTATTATGCATCTGTACAGGTCAGTTGAAGTCGTCATGCAAGGCACATCCCCTATCCACCTCGCTCCACACTATCCTCACCTCAAGACCTCCCTGCACTCAACAAGCCTCTACTACCAATTGCCCCCGTGAGACACAAACCAGAGAAATGATTAGCATTGTTAGACTCTAAACTAGCTTGAGTGCTCTCCCCAATGTACCTGCTCCAGTAAGCTATGCGCTTGTAAAGCTTATTTTAGGAGAGACACAATAAGAGAGGGCAAGAAAACAAGAGAGAAAGGGCTCCTAAGGACTAATTTTCAATGAGACAGCTTCTTTTAAACAACTTTAAACCATATCCCCAAAACAAACATTGATTTCCCGTCTACCAACCCCTCTTTCTGTGTCGTGCACCCTGAAAACaacccaactccccatcccaaaAACAGGGTGCTTTTGGGACAATTTGCTTTAGTTTTAGAAAGACAGGATGGAGGGACTGGAGGTGGGAGAGATGACAGTCCCTGGTCCCTCTCCTGTTTAATTTCTCTGGGGTCTCTTTATGCCATCCGTCCACGTCGGCCCATCTCTCTCTGGGGTTTCATCTTGGGTCGTAGGtcaagggtcagaggttaaccaTTCAGCATGTAGACCACTAGCTCGTAGGTGCACATCATGATGGCGGTGTTAGGGATCTGGCGCACCAGGTGGGTGGTGAGGCCGCGGTACAGCGCCCGGTAGCCCTCTTCCTTGGGCACCGTGGTCAGAGTCTGGAAGAAGGAACGGTACTTGGTGCCTTCCTCCCGTAGCCGGGTCCGGATCACTTCTgtaaagaggggagaggagcacgCTCATTTCCTGGTGACTCAAAATAAATACTTTCCCAATACTAGATTCCATACTGGACTTAAATATAATTTACTCTCACAGTAACATGGTCTAAGATGCAcgtgtgggctcccgagtggtgcagcggtctaagaggcgtcactgcagtacctggtttgaatctaggctgcatcacatccgaccgtgattgggagtcccatagggcagcgcacaattggcccaacgtcatacgggtttggccggggtaggccatcattgtaaataagaatttgttcttaactgacttgcctagttaaataaagttaaataaaataaaaaggacaACCAATATTAACTACAGGTGCTAACTAGTATAAGGACAAAAAACACACGACTGACTAgaacccccctctcctccactcagaccactcccacccTCCTGCTCCCAGAACACACTGCTCTCACCATGGGGGTAAGCGATGGACGTAGCACAGGTCTTGGAGGTGGCGGCGGCGAGCATCATCCCCACAAAGTCCGAGGCGTCCTTGgacgcctcctcctcctcgtccatgTGCTGCGCTGCCTTGGCCTCCAGGATGCGCCGCTTGATGCTCTCATAGATGACAAAGTGGATCACAGTCTCCGAGATTCCAGCGTAGGACGCTGACATTCCCCGGTAGAACCCTCGCAGGCCTTCTGTCTGGTACACCCGCCGCAAACACTCAAACGCATTCATGGGCTTCTCCCCGCGGTTCCTATGAAAAGACAGGCGGAATTGGGATTTACCAATGGTACAACCGACACCACATCCTAACTCC
Encoded proteins:
- the LOC129831800 gene encoding solute carrier family 25 member 36-A-like translates to MSQRDTLVHLFAGGCGGTVGAILTCPLEVVKTRLQSSHITLYVSGVQLSTVNGPSVARMSPPGPLHCLKLILEKEGARSLFRGLGPNLVGVAPSRAIYFAAYSSAKERLNGVFQPDSTQVHMVSAGLAGFTAITATNPIWLIKTRMQLDSRNRGEKPMNAFECLRRVYQTEGLRGFYRGMSASYAGISETVIHFVIYESIKRRILEAKAAQHMDEEEEASKDASDFVGMMLAAATSKTCATSIAYPHEVIRTRLREEGTKYRSFFQTLTTVPKEEGYRALYRGLTTHLVRQIPNTAIMMCTYELVVYMLNG